Proteins found in one Quercus robur chromosome 2, dhQueRobu3.1, whole genome shotgun sequence genomic segment:
- the LOC126709670 gene encoding cytochrome P450 81C13-like, whose product MENLYCYLALLLSTIFIIIKLSNNRNKNLPPSPFSLPIIGHLHLLKPPLYKTVETLTLQYGPILYLKFGSRPILVVSSPSIVEECLTKNDIVFANRPPTMAGKHFTYNSTAPVWAPYGNLWRNIRRFASVEVFSHISLQKSSIIREEEVHSLLGQLYKVSNIEPQKVELRYLFSLLVSNIIMRIVTGKPCVGKEVESMDVGKELLKDFKENFFADLAMNMCDFFPVLRWIGYKGLEKDMIRLQRKRDEVLGHLIDEIKQKKTSSLNNATIVDVETKGTLIETLVHLRESEPEFYSDNVIKSILLTMFVAGTDTTATTMEWAMSLLLNHPEVLQKVKVEIDNQVGRGRLLDDSDFAKLPYLRCVINETLRLYPPQPLLLPHFSSKDCTVGGFHVPRGTILLVNAWFMHRNPKLWEEPTRFKPERFEAIDEEREGFKYIPFGMMRRACPGSSMGLRVLSLALGALIQCFDWERVGKEMVDMNPSLGFLLSKAEPLEAICSPCHSMTNILSQL is encoded by the exons ATGGAAAACTTATATTGCTACCTTGCTTTGCTCCTCTCTACcattttcattattatcaaaCTTTCAAACAACCGTAACAAAAATTTACCCCCAAGTCCATTTTCTCTACCAATAATCGGCCACCTCCACCTTCTCAAACCACCACTCTATAAAACGGTGGAGACCTTAACCTTACAATACGGTCCAATCCTTTATCTTAAATTTGGTTCAAGGCCTATCCTCGTTGTATCTTCTCCTTCCATTGTTGAAGAGTGCTTAACCAAGAATGACATAGTTTTTGCAAATCGACCCCCCACCATGGCTGGGAAGCATTTTACTTACAACTCAACAGCTCCAGTTTGGGCTCCATATGGCAACTTGTGGAGAAACATTCGACGTTTTGCTTCTGTTGAGGTGTTCTCTCATATCAGCCTTCAAAAGTCTTCTATCATTAGAGAAGAAGAAGTTCACTCTCTTCTCGGCCAACTATATAAAGTTTCAAACATAGAACCCCAAAAGGTGGAGTTGAGGTATTTGTTCTCACTTTTGGTGTCCAATATAATAATGAGGATAGTTACTGGCAAGCCATGCGTTGGAAAAGAGGTTGAAAGCATGGATGTGGGCAAAGAACTTCTCAAAGATTTCAAGGAGAATTTCTTTGCAGATTTGGCAATGAATATGTGTGATTTCTTTCCAGTTTTAAGGTGGATTGGTTACAAAGGGTTGGAGAAGGATATGATAAGGTTgcagaggaagagagatgaagTATTAGGGCATTTGATAGACGAGATAAAGCAAAAGAAAACCAGTTCTTTGAATAACGCCACCATTGTGGATGTGGAAACAAAGGGAACACTGATTGAAACTCTGGTGCATCTCCGGGAATCAGAACCTGAGTTCTATTCAGATAATGTCATCAAAAGCATCCTATTG ACTATGTTTGTTGCGGGAACGGATACAACAGCAACGACCATGGAATGGGCAATGTCACTTCTTCTTAATCATCCAGAGGTATTGCAGAAGGTTAAAGTAGAGATTGATAACCAGGTTGGACGTGGGCGCTTGCTTGATGACTCAGATTTTGCCAAACTTCCCTATCTTCGTTGTGTCATCAATGAGACACTTAGACTGTATCCTCCACAACCACTTTTATTACCACATTTTTCCTCAAAAGATTGCACTGTGGGGGGATTTCATGTACCACGAGGGACAATTTTGTTGGTGAATGCATGGTTCATGCATAGGAATCCCAAGCTGTGGGAGGAACCCACTAGGTTCAAGCCAGAGAGATTTGAAGCTATCGATGAGGAAAGAGAAGGGTTCAAATATATTCCATTTGGCATGATGAGGAGGGCATGCCCTGGTTCTAGCATGGGCTTGCGGGTACTATCATTGGCATTGGGTGCACTCATTCAGTGTTTTGATTGGGAAAGGGTTGGGAAGGAGATGGTGGACATGAACCCAAGTTTAGGATTTCTTCTGTCGAAGGCTGAGCCTTTGGAGGCTATTTGCAGTCCATGCCATTCCATGACTAACATCCTCTCTCAACTGTGA